The Shumkonia mesophila sequence TTCGCGGGTGGCGCGGTGTTGGGCACCGTGCTGCCCGAGGTGGCCGGCTCCTTGGGACTGTCGACCGAGACCGTGGTCGTGACCTGCGGGCCGGACGGATCGGTCGCCGTCCTGGGGGCGGGCGGAGTGAAGCCCGGTGATGCCGTCAGCGTCATGGGGACGTCCGACGTCTTTTTCGCGGTTAGCAGCGAACGGGTCCTGGATGCGGATCGCCACTTGGTCACCAATCCGCACGTGCTGTCCGGCCTCTGGCTGATTGGCGGACCGCTGGGCATGGCTGGCGGCGCCCTGGAATGGTACGCCTCGACCCTTCTGGACGGCCGCTACACGCTGGACCAGCTCAATGCCCTGGGGGTTGCCGTGCCGCCGGGGGCGGACGACTTGCTGTTCCTCCCCAGCCTAACTGGCGAACGTACGCCCTTCTGGAATCCGGCCGTCCGCGGCACCGTGGCCGGGCTGACGCGCGACCACGGCCCGGGCCACTTGTTCCGCGCCCTAATGGAGGCCAATAGCTTCGCCATCCGCCGCATCCTCGACGTCCTGGACGGACTGGGCGTGCCTGTGGAGCACATCTCCGCCATCGGTGGCGGCGCTGATAGCGAACTGTGGTTGCGCATCAAGGCCGATGTCTGCGGCGTGCGCGTTGACGTGCCCCAAAGCCTTGAAGCCACCACGCGCGGCTGCGCTTTGCTCGCTTGGCGGGCTTTGAATGGAAAAAAGCCCTTGCCAGAGACGCCCCCATTGCGGCGGAGCCTGGAGGCCGAGCCGGTTGGACACGCGCGTTACGCGCGATCGTACGCGCGCTATCTTCGCCTGATGGCGTTGGCCGAGGCCTTCTACGCTTCCGACTGAAGCGGGAGTGCTTCTGATGTGGATTGCGGCGTCGAAAGTGTTGCGACCAATTGGTCGTTGG is a genomic window containing:
- a CDS encoding xylulokinase — translated: MTDTVGILTVDIGSSSLRVSLFDGELNLIDTLSEKCATEIHPDVEAYWASIEAMARHLVGTHGSLEVRAIGVSALVGWVFVDERGLLVAPVFSWMDQREVQQHALLKAMDGAEFSDRTGRRLSAEQGGLKLRYLKDDLPGTYGCTARMLSIKDYINFRFCGIFGMDHTTACYTALFNVHDLSWDEAIIRALDVDAAKLPRLFAGGAVLGTVLPEVAGSLGLSTETVVVTCGPDGSVAVLGAGGVKPGDAVSVMGTSDVFFAVSSERVLDADRHLVTNPHVLSGLWLIGGPLGMAGGALEWYASTLLDGRYTLDQLNALGVAVPPGADDLLFLPSLTGERTPFWNPAVRGTVAGLTRDHGPGHLFRALMEANSFAIRRILDVLDGLGVPVEHISAIGGGADSELWLRIKADVCGVRVDVPQSLEATTRGCALLAWRALNGKKPLPETPPLRRSLEAEPVGHARYARSYARYLRLMALAEAFYASD